The proteins below are encoded in one region of Nitrospira sp.:
- the proS gene encoding proline--tRNA ligase, whose translation MRFSRLLIPTLRDDPGEAETVSHRLMLRAGMIRKVAAGIYTFLPVGLRVIRRIEHIVREEMNRAGAQEVLMPIASPAELWRETGRWEYYGKELLRFKDRHERDFCLGPTHEEVITDLFRREIRSYRQLPVNFYQIQTKFRDEIRPRFGLMRGREFLMKDAYSFDRDESDARVSYQKMYDAYSRIFTRCGLTFRAVEADTGLIGGSSSHEFMVLADTGEETIVYTDEGRYSANVERAELSPEPEPPTLPPLAPIQAVATPGTTTIEQVTGFLKVAPQQVVKTLLYTAGKETVAVLVRGDHEVNPIKVARLLGVVEVTLASPEAVTAATGAPVGFAGPIGLDGYRVFADQALRYTRNLVIGGNKADTHYINANFERDFSTPRFADLRNAKAGDPSPRGDGELKVAKGIEVGHVFMLGTKYSQSMKATFLDAQGQECLAVMGCYGIGVSRTAAAAIEQNHDEKGIIWPVPIAPFHIQLLPLSQSAQVLKLAEELYESLSEAGIDVLWDDRDERAGVKFNDADLVGVPFHLLIGDKSLAQGLVEWKSRRTGRTMKVAPDQVLAHARDQINT comes from the coding sequence ATGCGGTTTTCTCGACTTCTGATTCCCACGCTGCGCGACGATCCCGGTGAAGCTGAAACTGTCAGCCATCGGCTCATGCTTCGGGCGGGTATGATCCGGAAAGTCGCGGCTGGCATCTACACGTTTCTCCCAGTCGGGTTGCGCGTCATCAGAAGGATCGAGCACATCGTCCGGGAAGAGATGAACCGGGCCGGAGCCCAAGAAGTGTTGATGCCCATCGCCTCCCCTGCCGAACTCTGGAGGGAAACGGGGCGCTGGGAGTATTACGGGAAAGAATTGCTGCGCTTCAAGGATCGACACGAACGAGACTTTTGCCTCGGCCCGACGCATGAGGAAGTCATCACGGATCTCTTCCGCCGCGAGATTCGATCCTATCGACAACTCCCTGTGAACTTTTATCAAATCCAAACAAAGTTTCGGGACGAAATTCGTCCTCGCTTCGGACTCATGCGCGGACGGGAATTCCTGATGAAGGATGCCTACAGCTTCGACCGGGACGAGTCGGACGCGCGTGTCAGCTATCAAAAAATGTATGACGCCTACTCACGAATCTTCACGCGATGCGGATTGACATTTCGCGCCGTGGAAGCCGACACGGGGCTGATCGGCGGATCGTCATCGCACGAGTTCATGGTCCTGGCCGACACCGGTGAAGAAACGATCGTGTACACCGACGAAGGCCGCTACTCGGCGAACGTCGAGCGAGCTGAGTTGTCACCCGAACCGGAACCGCCCACGCTTCCTCCCCTTGCGCCGATCCAGGCCGTGGCTACGCCGGGAACGACGACCATTGAGCAGGTGACGGGATTTCTCAAGGTAGCCCCTCAACAGGTGGTCAAAACCCTGCTGTACACGGCCGGCAAGGAAACGGTAGCGGTGTTGGTGCGTGGCGACCACGAGGTCAATCCCATCAAAGTGGCGCGGCTCCTCGGCGTCGTGGAAGTGACCTTGGCCTCGCCCGAGGCAGTGACCGCCGCCACTGGGGCCCCGGTGGGTTTTGCCGGGCCGATCGGTTTGGACGGATATCGGGTATTCGCCGACCAGGCACTCCGCTACACTCGAAACCTGGTCATTGGCGGAAACAAGGCCGACACCCATTACATCAACGCCAACTTCGAGCGTGATTTCTCAACACCTCGCTTTGCAGATCTGCGTAATGCCAAAGCCGGCGATCCCTCGCCTCGCGGCGACGGGGAATTGAAAGTCGCCAAGGGTATCGAAGTGGGGCACGTGTTCATGCTGGGGACCAAATACAGCCAATCGATGAAGGCCACCTTTCTCGATGCCCAGGGCCAAGAGTGCCTCGCCGTGATGGGCTGCTATGGCATCGGCGTCAGCCGCACAGCCGCGGCCGCCATCGAACAAAATCACGATGAAAAAGGCATCATCTGGCCGGTTCCCATCGCACCCTTCCACATTCAACTGCTCCCGTTGAGCCAGTCCGCGCAGGTTCTGAAGCTCGCCGAAGAGTTGTACGAATCGCTCAGTGAGGCGGGAATCGACGTCTTGTGGGACGACCGCGACGAACGCGCCGGTGTGAAGTTCAATGACGCCGACTTGGTTGGCGTGCCGTTTCATCTTCTGATCGGCGACAAGAGCCTGGCGCAGGGGCTGGTGGAATGGAAATCTCGGCGTACCGGTCGGACGATGAAAGTTGCGCCAGATCAAGTACTGGCCCATGCACGGGACCAGATCAATACTTAG
- a CDS encoding putative zinc metalloprotease: MIPTSLPAWSPDTLWILIQKTWWFLVVLGVLVAFHELGHFLAARWVGVKVLKFSLGFGPRLFSRQFGETEYLLSAIPLGGYVKLFGEEEAEALTPDDRRRSFVHQDLWKKMLVVAAGPGFNFILAYLVYSGVLAAGFSVPVPSFKDIVSQIEAVLPGSPADIAGLKAGDRIIRIDDRDVSTTTELHEAVAKSNGKALTIDVRRRDAVKTFVVAPAIVEGPESADGGPAYRLGIEERAPVVTGILSGSPAAQAGFAEGDRVTRIASEAIHTWSQMTSIVRDHPGQPLEFEVLREGHPVTLTVVPAVEKGTAAGKPIEFGRIGISAQSQSIIRAETLWEIPVYGAVATWRWTELTTVGIYKMFTGEISSKNIGGPLTIANISGEAASQGTSSLVFLIAMLSINLGVLNLLPIPILDGGHLFFFALEGILRKPLGERQREIAQQVGLVLLVCIMVFAFWNDIERLFLR; the protein is encoded by the coding sequence ATGATACCTACCTCATTGCCAGCCTGGTCGCCCGACACGCTGTGGATTCTGATCCAGAAGACCTGGTGGTTTCTGGTCGTCCTCGGTGTGTTGGTTGCTTTTCACGAGCTTGGACATTTTCTGGCTGCGCGCTGGGTCGGTGTCAAGGTCTTGAAGTTTTCCCTTGGATTCGGGCCACGGCTGTTCTCGAGACAATTCGGCGAGACTGAATATCTGCTCTCGGCCATTCCATTGGGCGGCTACGTCAAGCTTTTCGGTGAGGAAGAGGCGGAAGCCCTCACGCCGGACGACCGTCGCCGGTCCTTCGTGCATCAAGACCTTTGGAAAAAAATGCTGGTGGTCGCCGCGGGTCCAGGATTCAACTTCATTCTGGCCTACCTGGTGTATTCCGGTGTGCTTGCGGCCGGTTTTTCGGTACCGGTCCCATCGTTCAAGGATATCGTGTCGCAAATTGAGGCGGTCCTTCCGGGTTCGCCGGCCGACATAGCCGGCCTCAAGGCCGGTGATCGCATCATCCGTATCGACGATCGCGATGTTTCAACCACGACGGAACTCCACGAAGCGGTCGCAAAGAGCAACGGGAAGGCCTTGACGATCGACGTACGCCGCCGCGACGCCGTGAAGACGTTCGTGGTCGCCCCGGCGATCGTGGAAGGCCCGGAGAGCGCCGACGGAGGGCCCGCCTACCGATTGGGCATTGAAGAACGAGCGCCGGTCGTCACTGGAATCCTCTCTGGATCGCCCGCCGCTCAGGCCGGTTTCGCCGAGGGTGACCGGGTGACCAGGATCGCCAGCGAGGCAATCCACACCTGGTCCCAAATGACATCCATTGTACGCGACCATCCCGGTCAACCGCTGGAGTTTGAGGTTTTGCGAGAGGGACACCCCGTGACGCTCACGGTCGTACCGGCCGTTGAAAAGGGCACCGCCGCCGGTAAGCCAATCGAATTCGGACGCATTGGTATTTCCGCCCAAAGCCAGTCGATCATTCGTGCCGAAACCCTCTGGGAAATCCCCGTATACGGCGCGGTCGCAACATGGCGATGGACGGAACTGACCACCGTCGGTATCTACAAGATGTTCACCGGAGAGATTTCCAGTAAGAACATCGGTGGTCCTTTGACGATTGCGAATATCTCGGGCGAAGCCGCATCCCAAGGCACGTCCAGCTTAGTCTTCCTCATCGCCATGCTCTCCATCAATCTGGGCGTCTTGAACTTGCTCCCAATTCCGATCCTAGATGGGGGACACTTGTTTTTCTTCGCTCTAGAAGGCATTCTTCGAAAGCCCCTCGGCGAGCGGCAACGGGAGATTGCCCAACAAGTGGGGCTCGTCTTGTTGGTCTGCATCATGGTGTTTGCCTTCTGGAACGATATCGAGCGTCTCTTCCTTCGCTAA
- the dxr gene encoding 1-deoxy-D-xylulose 5-phosphate reductoisomerase yields the protein MKNLIILGSTGSIGTNTLDIVARFPGEFRVVGLTAGCNDEKLEAQLRQFRPEAVALSDPQAAARLRQRCRDLPVEVLSGPDGLARIAELPTAELAISAIVGAAGLVPTLSAIRTGKHVALANKEPMVMAGQLMQQEAREYGVRILPVDSEHSAIFQSLEGHRIGDVRRLILTASGGPLWNMSAEAIQNVPPERALKHPNWKMGDKITIDSATIMNKGLEVIEARWLFDIPTDRIEVLIHRESIVHSLVEYTDRSVIAQLGLPDMRTPISYAMKYPERLPLELPSLDLAEIGKLSFDRPDHARFPCLRLGYEALEIGGTMPATLNAANEIAVDAYLQHGIRFGEIAGVIRATMEAHCRRELQELQDALEADRWAREKAGALVSALAR from the coding sequence ATGAAAAACCTCATCATCCTCGGCTCGACCGGATCGATCGGTACGAATACACTCGACATCGTGGCTCGCTTTCCAGGTGAATTTCGGGTGGTCGGTTTGACGGCCGGTTGTAACGACGAAAAGCTCGAAGCACAACTTCGGCAGTTTCGCCCTGAGGCTGTGGCCCTCTCGGATCCACAGGCGGCCGCCCGCCTACGCCAGCGATGCCGGGACCTACCGGTCGAAGTCCTGTCCGGACCAGACGGCCTCGCTCGGATCGCCGAACTACCGACTGCAGAACTTGCCATTTCGGCAATCGTGGGCGCAGCCGGCCTCGTCCCCACGCTGTCAGCCATCCGAACGGGCAAACATGTTGCACTGGCAAACAAGGAACCGATGGTCATGGCCGGCCAATTAATGCAGCAGGAGGCGCGAGAATACGGCGTCAGGATCCTTCCCGTCGACAGCGAGCACAGCGCCATTTTCCAGTCTCTCGAAGGCCATCGGATCGGAGATGTCCGTCGGTTGATCCTCACGGCTTCGGGCGGGCCACTGTGGAACATGTCGGCCGAAGCCATTCAGAACGTTCCGCCGGAGCGCGCGCTGAAACACCCCAATTGGAAAATGGGAGACAAGATTACGATCGACTCAGCCACCATCATGAACAAAGGGCTCGAAGTCATCGAGGCCCGCTGGCTCTTCGATATCCCGACGGATCGGATCGAAGTGCTGATTCACCGGGAGAGCATCGTCCATTCTCTGGTAGAATATACCGATCGGTCGGTAATCGCACAGCTGGGACTCCCGGATATGCGGACGCCTATCTCCTATGCGATGAAGTATCCGGAGCGTTTGCCACTGGAGCTGCCGAGCCTCGACTTGGCAGAGATCGGAAAACTCTCGTTTGATCGCCCGGACCATGCGCGCTTCCCGTGCCTGCGGCTCGGATACGAGGCCTTGGAGATCGGTGGTACTATGCCCGCTACTTTGAACGCCGCCAATGAAATCGCGGTCGATGCCTATCTCCAGCACGGCATTCGATTCGGTGAAATCGCCGGGGTCATCCGCGCCACCATGGAAGCCCATTGCCGGCGGGAACTTCAGGAGCTCCAGGACGCACTCGAGGCAGACCGATGGGCGCGAGAAAAGGCTGGCGCGCTCGTCAGCGCCTTGGCGCGGTAG
- the cdsA gene encoding phosphatidate cytidylyltransferase, with the protein MDHASPSHATTPTGSDAALSKFDVKRVYTGLLLIPTLYVIIRYLPPIACTLLVYLTSGLALHELYRLCFRGRSNHVYVLVGLATTGAWFAECHWQGPSIETLFLGVVAVLLLPMIAGTYRECHAVDSAVTILGIVYIGLGLSYLILLRSLTDGQFLLLFVLLVTFAADTGAYYVGKMLGRHALAASISPNKTIEGLFGGLVLAVTATYIGRSWLPYLDFTLLDAIALGMILTLAGLAGDLVESAIKRSVGAKDSGGLLPGHGGMLDRIDSLLFTGPAFYYYVAFNGIPGL; encoded by the coding sequence GTGGACCACGCCTCCCCTTCTCATGCCACGACTCCCACGGGCAGTGATGCCGCACTATCGAAATTCGACGTCAAGCGGGTCTACACCGGACTGCTTCTCATCCCCACGCTGTACGTGATTATCCGATATCTGCCTCCGATCGCCTGCACCCTGCTTGTGTACCTGACGAGCGGTCTCGCGCTCCATGAGCTGTATCGCCTGTGCTTTCGAGGGCGGTCGAATCACGTCTATGTCCTGGTCGGCTTGGCGACCACCGGCGCGTGGTTTGCCGAGTGCCATTGGCAGGGGCCCAGCATAGAGACGCTGTTCCTCGGGGTCGTCGCGGTCCTGCTGCTCCCGATGATTGCGGGCACCTATCGGGAGTGTCATGCCGTCGACAGCGCCGTGACGATCCTCGGCATCGTGTATATTGGACTCGGCCTCAGCTATTTGATTCTCCTCCGAAGTCTTACTGACGGTCAGTTCCTTCTCCTTTTCGTGCTGCTCGTCACCTTCGCCGCGGATACCGGTGCCTACTACGTCGGGAAAATGCTCGGACGGCATGCCCTCGCCGCCTCCATCAGCCCCAATAAGACCATCGAAGGGCTCTTTGGAGGATTAGTCCTGGCCGTCACGGCGACTTACATCGGTCGCTCCTGGCTGCCGTATCTCGACTTCACGCTGTTGGATGCAATCGCGCTCGGAATGATCCTGACCTTAGCGGGTCTGGCCGGTGATTTAGTCGAATCCGCCATCAAGCGCAGCGTCGGCGCAAAGGATTCCGGTGGACTCCTGCCGGGGCATGGTGGCATGCTCGACCGTATCGATAGTCTCTTGTTCACCGGTCCCGCGTTTTACTACTATGTCGCTTTCAACGGTATCCCTGGACTCTGA
- a CDS encoding isoprenyl transferase — protein MANIAPAASISDQDLLAGLNAETLPRHVAVIMDGNGRWARARGLPRIAGHREGINSLKEVLDVFLDLGIPALTIYAFSQENWNRPASEVTALMGLLEQYLSNEQHQLVKRGIRLRTIGRLELLPKSALERIRATERDTYPCTRLNLTVGLSYGGRSEIVEATRQIAQDVQAGRLRPEQLDEATFHRYLSTSELPDPDLLIRTSGESRISNFLLWQLAYTELYFTPTLWPDFRRRETLLALHEFQGRDRRFGRVAPAISPSNGR, from the coding sequence ATGGCGAACATCGCACCGGCCGCCAGTATTTCAGACCAGGACCTCCTGGCCGGCTTGAATGCCGAGACACTCCCGCGACACGTGGCCGTCATCATGGACGGTAATGGCCGTTGGGCGCGCGCACGGGGGCTGCCGCGGATCGCCGGACACCGGGAAGGCATCAATTCACTGAAGGAAGTACTGGACGTCTTTTTGGATCTCGGTATCCCGGCGCTCACAATCTATGCCTTTTCCCAAGAAAATTGGAACCGGCCAGCCAGCGAAGTCACGGCATTGATGGGGTTGCTCGAGCAATATCTCTCCAACGAGCAGCACCAACTCGTGAAGCGGGGCATTCGCCTGCGCACAATCGGTCGCCTGGAACTGCTGCCAAAGAGCGCCTTAGAGCGTATCCGTGCCACGGAGCGAGACACGTATCCATGCACGCGGCTCAACCTCACGGTCGGGCTTAGCTACGGCGGACGTTCGGAGATCGTGGAGGCGACCCGTCAGATTGCGCAGGATGTGCAGGCAGGACGGCTGCGGCCGGAACAACTCGATGAGGCAACCTTTCACCGCTACCTCTCGACGTCGGAACTGCCCGACCCCGACCTCCTCATTCGAACCAGCGGGGAAAGCCGCATTAGCAACTTCCTGCTCTGGCAGTTGGCCTACACCGAGTTGTATTTCACGCCGACCCTCTGGCCCGATTTCCGACGCCGTGAAACGCTCTTGGCGTTGCATGAATTCCAGGGCCGCGACCGCCGCTTCGGCCGTGTCGCCCCCGCGATATCGCCATCCAACGGACGGTGA
- the tldD gene encoding TldD protein, producing the protein MPSHTTPALAQFGFTDGEVQQALARVKVRDVDYADLYFEASRGESVAMEEGLVKRATTSISQGVGVRAIAGEKTGFAYSDELTKKDLELAADAARYIAASPQQSGPVPVAQQGKLNRNLYPIVENDRAVSTEERVALLNLIDAEARLYDPRIKNVMASINMEHKVVLVANHEGRIVGDIQPLARLQITCIAEENGNRQIGSYGGGGRIGFEWFKDEERFKRYAKEAARQAILNLHAVDAPAGVMPVVLGGGWPGILLHEAIGHGLEADFNRRKTSAFSDRIGRRVASELCTIVDDGTIPYRRGSLNMDDEGTPTSRTVLIENGILRGYITDRLNARLMGIPLTGNGRRESYQSVVLPRMTNTFMLAGQDDPQTILRSVKRGLYAVSFGGGQVDITSGKFVFSASEAYLIEDGRVTKPVKGATLIGNGPDVLTKVSRVGHDMQLDEGVGTCGKEGQSVPVGVGLPTILVDELTVGGTQAS; encoded by the coding sequence ATGCCCAGCCATACCACCCCAGCGTTGGCGCAATTTGGATTTACGGACGGGGAAGTCCAGCAAGCCCTGGCCCGGGTAAAAGTACGGGATGTCGATTATGCTGATCTCTATTTCGAGGCGTCTCGAGGCGAGTCTGTCGCCATGGAAGAAGGACTGGTCAAGCGCGCGACCACGAGTATTTCGCAGGGGGTGGGGGTCCGGGCGATTGCCGGGGAAAAAACGGGGTTTGCGTACTCCGACGAGCTGACCAAAAAGGATCTGGAATTGGCTGCCGATGCGGCGCGCTACATCGCCGCCAGTCCACAGCAGAGCGGGCCGGTTCCGGTCGCACAGCAAGGGAAGCTCAACAGAAATCTATACCCCATCGTTGAGAACGATCGAGCCGTATCAACTGAGGAGCGCGTCGCATTGCTCAATCTCATCGATGCGGAGGCGCGGCTGTACGATCCTCGCATCAAGAACGTGATGGCCTCTATTAACATGGAACACAAGGTCGTCCTGGTTGCCAACCACGAAGGACGTATCGTGGGGGACATCCAGCCGCTTGCCCGGCTTCAGATCACGTGTATTGCCGAAGAGAATGGAAACAGGCAAATCGGCAGTTACGGGGGTGGCGGGCGCATCGGGTTTGAATGGTTCAAGGATGAAGAGCGGTTCAAGCGCTACGCAAAGGAGGCGGCGCGGCAGGCCATTCTCAATCTCCATGCCGTCGACGCGCCTGCTGGCGTGATGCCCGTGGTGTTGGGCGGTGGGTGGCCCGGCATTCTCCTGCACGAGGCCATCGGACACGGCTTGGAAGCCGACTTCAATCGCCGGAAAACGTCCGCGTTCTCGGATCGTATCGGTCGTCGGGTGGCCTCGGAACTGTGCACGATTGTCGATGATGGAACCATCCCGTACCGACGCGGCTCGCTCAATATGGACGATGAAGGCACGCCGACCAGCCGGACGGTCCTCATCGAAAATGGTATTCTCCGCGGCTACATCACGGACCGCTTGAATGCACGGTTGATGGGCATTCCGCTTACCGGAAACGGGCGACGAGAGAGTTATCAAAGCGTGGTACTTCCTCGCATGACGAACACGTTCATGTTGGCGGGGCAGGACGACCCCCAAACCATCCTTCGCTCGGTCAAGCGTGGTCTCTACGCAGTTTCGTTCGGCGGTGGGCAGGTGGATATCACCAGCGGCAAGTTCGTCTTCTCCGCCAGCGAGGCCTATTTGATTGAAGACGGACGGGTCACAAAGCCGGTCAAGGGAGCGACCCTCATCGGCAACGGACCTGACGTGCTCACAAAGGTTTCGCGGGTGGGACACGACATGCAGCTTGACGAAGGGGTTGGAACCTGCGGCAAGGAAGGGCAATCCGTGCCGGTCGGCGTGGGCCTCCCGACCATTCTGGTCGACGAACTCACGGTCGGAGGAACACAAGCCTCATAA
- the pmbA gene encoding peptidase C69, with protein sequence MSTDLTRSASYPQLALSLLDRAKQQGATDAEVMVADGETLAVQVRLSAVDRLTKAREKRLGLRVFVGHRSAVTSTSDFSRDSLAQLVSDTCSLARAVVEDDKSGLPDASQLAKDLPDLDLYDDTRLSIEQQIELARTCEQAALSADPRITNSEGADFDWSTGRVFLVSTRGFAGDYQASNYSLAVSPVARDGETGGMQRDSWYAVQRKFAKMESAESVGLEAARRTVRRLGGRKGPTKRVPVVFDQECAGSLLGNLCGAVSGYALYKGASFLVGRLGERLAPDYVTVHDDGRMVGGLGSKPFDGDGLPTRKNTILDRGMLKSYLLDTYSGRKLGMPSTGNAARSVGDSPGVGPTNFYMVPGTKTAEHIIESVKDGLYVTELIGFGINMVTGDYSRGAAGFWIENGELAYPVEEITIASNLKNMFANIELVGSDLRFRGRIACPTLKIAEMTVAGS encoded by the coding sequence ATGAGCACCGATTTGACACGATCCGCGTCGTATCCGCAGCTGGCCTTGTCGCTGCTGGATCGCGCCAAGCAACAGGGCGCCACGGACGCGGAAGTCATGGTCGCCGACGGGGAAACCCTCGCCGTACAAGTCAGGTTGTCGGCGGTCGATCGACTCACGAAGGCCCGCGAAAAACGACTTGGGCTCCGTGTGTTCGTGGGGCACCGTTCGGCCGTCACCTCCACATCTGATTTCTCTCGTGACTCTCTCGCCCAGCTCGTATCCGACACCTGCTCACTGGCCCGCGCCGTCGTCGAAGATGATAAGTCGGGTTTGCCTGATGCCTCCCAGTTGGCGAAGGATCTCCCTGACTTGGACCTGTACGACGACACGCGTTTGTCGATTGAGCAGCAGATAGAGCTGGCCCGCACGTGCGAGCAGGCCGCTCTCTCCGCCGATCCTCGAATTACAAACTCCGAGGGCGCCGATTTTGACTGGTCCACGGGGCGTGTCTTTTTGGTTAGTACGCGGGGGTTTGCGGGTGACTATCAGGCGTCAAACTATTCGCTCGCTGTCTCACCTGTGGCTCGGGATGGGGAAACGGGCGGCATGCAGCGAGATTCCTGGTATGCAGTGCAGCGTAAATTTGCCAAGATGGAGAGTGCCGAGTCCGTGGGGCTGGAGGCCGCACGGCGCACGGTTCGTCGATTGGGGGGACGCAAGGGACCAACCAAGCGCGTGCCGGTGGTCTTCGATCAGGAGTGTGCGGGAAGTCTGCTTGGGAATTTGTGCGGCGCCGTTTCCGGCTATGCCTTATACAAAGGGGCTTCGTTTCTAGTGGGGCGCCTCGGGGAACGGCTGGCGCCGGACTATGTGACGGTACATGACGACGGCCGAATGGTTGGTGGGTTGGGCTCTAAACCCTTCGATGGAGATGGGCTGCCGACGCGCAAGAACACCATACTGGACCGAGGCATGCTCAAGAGCTATCTGCTCGACACCTACTCGGGGCGAAAGTTGGGTATGCCGTCGACAGGCAATGCGGCCCGTAGCGTGGGTGATAGTCCCGGAGTGGGTCCAACGAACTTCTACATGGTTCCCGGAACGAAAACGGCGGAACACATCATCGAATCGGTAAAGGACGGACTGTACGTCACGGAACTCATCGGTTTTGGCATCAACATGGTGACCGGTGACTACTCGCGAGGCGCGGCCGGTTTTTGGATTGAGAACGGTGAGCTGGCCTATCCGGTGGAGGAGATCACGATAGCAAGCAACCTCAAGAACATGTTCGCCAATATCGAACTGGTCGGCAGCGACCTGCGGTTTCGCGGGAGAATTGCGTGTCCGACGCTCAAGATTGCAGAAATGACTGTGGCGGGAAGCTAA
- a CDS encoding putative carboxymethylenebutenolidase translates to MSDLNERMVEFSSDGIAVTAYLVTPTGARPRPAIIVIQEWWGLNEHIKDIARRYAREGFVTIAPDLYSRLGHPVTTNSQDASRLMQTLQQQDGLKDVAATLAYLKTRPEVDSTYIGITGFCMGGTYALLFPCVNSGLKAAVPFYGQIPDPDTPIRTLSCPILFIQGEDDTWITTAEVQRLADALSKYRKPGEIKTYQGAAHAFFNDTRKDVYRENQAHDAWARAVSFFKQHLHA, encoded by the coding sequence ATGTCGGATCTGAATGAACGGATGGTGGAGTTCTCCAGTGACGGGATTGCGGTGACGGCGTATCTCGTGACCCCTACGGGCGCGCGGCCAAGGCCAGCCATCATTGTTATCCAGGAGTGGTGGGGGCTTAACGAACACATCAAGGACATTGCGCGGCGCTATGCCCGAGAGGGGTTTGTCACGATCGCTCCGGACCTCTACTCCCGCTTGGGGCACCCGGTGACGACGAATTCACAGGATGCCAGCCGGCTTATGCAAACACTGCAACAGCAAGATGGTCTGAAGGACGTCGCGGCCACACTCGCGTACTTGAAAACGAGGCCGGAGGTGGATTCCACGTACATCGGTATCACTGGGTTTTGTATGGGCGGTACGTACGCGCTGCTGTTCCCTTGCGTGAACTCCGGGCTGAAGGCTGCTGTGCCGTTTTACGGGCAAATTCCAGATCCTGATACGCCGATCCGAACGCTATCCTGTCCGATCTTGTTTATCCAAGGTGAAGACGATACGTGGATTACCACTGCGGAAGTACAGCGTCTCGCGGATGCTCTTTCCAAGTACCGGAAACCCGGTGAGATCAAGACCTATCAAGGAGCCGCGCACGCCTTTTTCAACGACACGCGAAAAGACGTCTACCGTGAGAATCAGGCCCATGATGCATGGGCCCGGGCAGTGAGCTTTTTCAAACAGCATTTGCACGCGTGA
- a CDS encoding uracil-DNA glycosylase: MALYFHVVQGVVDFSEWDFYDAALPSCHPMMNSTLQDLQASLHNCQRCKLAKLGRTQVVFGVGNPHASIMFVGEAPGFNEDQKGEPFVGAAGKLLTDLLQSAGLSREEIYIANVIKCRPPNNRDPELDEVETCKPFLMEQIALIKPKLVCTLGNWATQTLMERRVGITKVRGQAFYMKDFVMFPLFHPAAALHQGNLLPTLKEDFKKLKEYLEKMQKADAGATGSSPSSSPDKGQEAASQMSLF, from the coding sequence GTGGCGCTGTATTTTCATGTTGTCCAGGGCGTCGTTGACTTCTCCGAATGGGATTTCTATGATGCCGCTCTACCCTCCTGCCATCCGATGATGAACTCGACGCTTCAAGATCTTCAGGCCTCGCTTCACAACTGCCAGCGTTGCAAGCTCGCCAAGCTGGGACGCACCCAGGTGGTCTTCGGTGTCGGCAACCCACATGCCTCGATCATGTTCGTGGGCGAGGCACCAGGGTTTAACGAAGATCAAAAGGGCGAACCGTTCGTGGGGGCGGCAGGGAAACTCCTAACCGACTTACTTCAATCGGCGGGTTTGTCGCGTGAAGAAATCTATATCGCCAATGTCATTAAGTGCCGTCCGCCAAACAATCGAGATCCCGAATTGGACGAGGTCGAAACCTGCAAGCCGTTTCTTATGGAGCAAATCGCGCTCATTAAACCCAAATTGGTCTGCACGTTGGGGAATTGGGCTACGCAAACGTTAATGGAACGCAGGGTCGGGATTACGAAAGTTCGAGGGCAGGCTTTCTACATGAAGGACTTCGTGATGTTTCCGCTTTTTCACCCGGCTGCGGCCCTTCATCAGGGCAATCTTCTCCCGACGCTCAAAGAGGATTTCAAGAAGTTGAAAGAGTACCTGGAAAAAATGCAGAAGGCGGACGCCGGTGCCACGGGCTCAAGCCCAAGCAGCAGCCCGGACAAAGGGCAGGAAGCGGCCAGTCAAATGAGCTTGTTTTGA